DNA from Marinicella rhabdoformis:
TGTTTGCTGCGATTGGCTCACAAATCACCCATGTGGGCAAAGTTGGCCAAGGCCAAGCCACCAAAGCGGTGAATCAAGTGATGGTTGCAGGTGTGGCACAAGCCGTTTGTAGTGCTTTGGCATTTGCAGAAAACTGTAATTTGGACATGAAAAAAGCAATTGAGGTATTGAGTGCAGGGGCTGCCGGTAACTGGTTCCTTGACAACCGCGGCCACACCATGGTCAAAGACGAATTTAATGTCGGATTCAAGCTTCAACTGCTGCACAAAGATTTGAAAATTTGCCAAGAGGCATTGAAAGATTTAGGTGCCGACTTATCTGTCGTCGATCAGAGCATTGAAGACTATGCCCAGTTGATGGACATGGGACATGGTGATGATGATATTTCTGGGTTAATTCGATTGCGTCGGGCAGCATTTAACAACCAAGAATCCTGAACAGGAGTTTTGATATGAACACTGATGTGAACAGCAAAGAAAAAGCACAAAACACCGATGAAACCACACACTTTGGATTTCGCGATGTGGCCAAAGGTGACAAAGAAAAACTGGTGGGTGAAGTATTCACTTCTGTAGCGAGCAAATACGACATCATGAACGACATGATGTCTGCCGGTATTCACCGCATATGGAAACGACACTTTGTCGGCACCAGCGGCATCCACAAAGGCAACAAAGTCCTAGACTTGGCCGGTGGCACGGGTGACATTGCTAAGCTGATGATGCCGTTGATAGGCCAAACCGGTCATGTCATCATCGGTGACATTAACCAAGCCATGCTGGATGTCGGTAATGACCGCATGATTGACGCCGGTTTTATGGGCCGCTTTGAATGTGTTCAGATGAATGCCGAAGCATTGCCTTTTGAAGACAATACCTTCGATGCCATCACCATGGCCTTTGGCTTGCGCAATGTGACTGACAAACAACAAGCCTTGAACGAAATGGAACGGGTCTTAAAACCGGGTGGTAAAGCCATGGTTTTAGAGTTTTCAGAAGTTAAAAACGAATTAATGAGTAAGTTATACGACTTTTACTCGTTCAAAATACTACCTGAAATTGGGCAGTTTATTGCCGGTGACAAAGCTTCATATCAGTACTTAGTGGAATCCATCAGAAAACACCCAAACCAAGAAACTTTAAAATCAATGTTTGAAAAAGCGGGTATGGCGATGTGCGAGTATGAGAATTTATCAGGTGGTATGGTGGCCATTCACAGGGGTTACAAGATATGACCGAAACTGATTCAAATCCCACAACATACAAAACGCTACCGAAGCCAGCCACTGACATGATGAGCCGCGCTTTGGCTGGAGCCATCAAATACGACCCAGATTCAAAGAAGAAACTGAAAGCCATGGCAGGTAAAGTGGTGGACGTTGTCATTTTACCGATTGATCAACACATTCCTATGTTGATTCATGAAGATCGCATTGAGATTTTGAGCGAAGTTCCAAATACAGTCGATACCACCATTTCTGGTAAGCCAACGGCTTTGTTCGCCATGAGTCAAAGCCAACACATTCCTGGCTTGGATTCGGTCAGTATCAACGGTGATGCCACCGCGGGTCAATTTGTAGCAGACTTTTTGAAGCAATTGAAGCCTGACTGGGAAGATGCCATTTGTGACGTGTTTGGCGATGAAGCCGGATACCGCATTTCAGAAACATTGAAAACCGCCAAACAGATTGGCAGCAATTTTTTCGGTTCATTCCTCAACAGCAGCAAAGAATATTTTCTTTACGAAAACCAAGAATTAGTCCGACCAGATGAAATGGAACAATTCCTTGATGAGGTCGACGTCTTAAAATCAGATGTCGCCAGACTTGAACAGAAAATCGCTCAAATTTTGAGCGCCAATAACCCATAAATTACAGTCGGTCATGAAACTAATTCGAGCTTTTATCATATTACGCACCTTGGTCGCTTATCGCGTCACCAACATGTTACCGATAGATTCAAAATTCGGATGGCACCGACTGATTCATATTCTTGCGCCTTTTGCACCGCTCAAACATAAGCACCTGACCGAAGGACAGCGTTTACGTACAGCCCTAGAAAAACTGGGACCTATTTTCATCAAGCTCGGACAAACATTATCAACACGCCCAGACATGGTGCCAGTTGAAATTGCCAAAGCTTTAGAAAAACTACAAGATGACGTCGAACCCATCACTTGGGCAGAAGCCAAAGCCGTAATCGATGATCAACTTGATAACAAAGCCGATGACATATTTGAGTCAATTGATGAGGCCGCACTGGCTTCAGCTTCAATTGCGCAAGTCCATGCGGCCACACTACAAAATGCCGACAAAGATAATAATAAGGATGTCGTCATCAAGATATTACGGCCAGGCATAGAAAAGAAAATCATCCGCGATGTGGCCTTGATGAAAAAGCTGGCTGCTTTTGCTGATCGCTTCTTATCACCTGGCGTACAGGTAGATCATGTTGAAATCGTTGAAGAGTTTGAAAAAACCATCTATGACGAATTGGACTTACAACGTGAAGCGGCCAATGCTTCTGTGCTGCGCAAGCATTTCACAGATTCAAAAGATTTATACATCCCGAAAATTTATTGGGATTACTGCAAAACCAAAGTCATGGTGCAAGAACGCATCCACGGCATACCGATTCGAGATTTTGATGCCTTAAAAGCAGCAGGTATCAACTTCCCAGTGCTGGCAGAAAAAGGCCTGAATATTTTTTATACCCAAGTATTCCGTGATAATTTTTTCCACGCTGACATGCATCCGGGTAACATCTTTATTAACCCAGACACCCCTGAAGACCCGCAAATCATCTTATTGGACTTTGGTATCTGTGGTTCCTTGCCCAAAGGTCACCGCGTTGACTTAGCCAATAACTTCATGGCCTTCTTCAAACAAGATTACCGCCGCATTGCGGAATTACACATTGAATCTGGCTGGGTACCAGAAGACACCAATTTAGAAGACTTAGAAGCTGCCACCCGAACCATCTGTGAACCTTATTTTGCACGCCCGATTGAAGAAATATCTTTCGGTGAAGTAATGTTAAAAACTTTCCAAATGGCCAAAAGATTTCAACTGGTGATACAACCTGAATTTATCTTGCTACAAAAAACCTTATTGAACATTGAAGGCTTGGGCCGACAGCTCTATCCGCAACTGGACATCTGGAAATCATCAGAGCCGGTACTTCGTGACATCATGAAGAACCACTACGGCACACAAAACGCCATGGACAAGATAAAACAAAACTTGCCCAAATGGATTGAACAACTGTCAGAAACACCACAAATGCTCAACCAACTGCTATCACAACAGGTCAAACCACTGCCACGCCACATGAAAATGGCTCAACAAAAAGCCGAAAAGCAAGCCCAAAAGAACAAAAACCAAAACCGCTACGCCCTGCTCTCCGCTGGCACCTTGGTATCAGCATCAGTTCTGTTAGGCCAGGGTGGCACTGATTCATTGATCAGCGGATTACCAAATGCAAGCTTGTGTTTTTATTTACTTTCGGGTTTACTTGCCATTATGGCACTTAAGAAATCAGACAATTGAAAGTTATCTAACCATGAAGTTTATTGCAGTCATTCTTATGTTATTTGGAATTTCCACCTTACTGCTATCATATGGAGCAATGGCAATGATGCCCCAAGGAGCTGGCTATGCCACCAATGAACAATGGCAAGGTTTTTTATCGCTTGGATGATGTTTTTTGCTGGAATTTATTTATTTCGCTTTGAAAATAAAAAGATGGTGATTAAAATAAATCCTGATTTTCTGAGATGTATTACCTGTTAAAGGTGGTTTTCTGGCAACATAGATTGATGCAAAATTGCCATTACATAAATACAGGGTCCTTCCAATTGATAATAAACCATGTGACTTTGTATTGGAAAGCGATAAATACCGGGCCAATTGCATAAATCCAACCTACCTATTTTAGGGTTGTTTTTAATCATCTGAAAAGCTTGGTTGAATGTTTTTAGGTATTTTCTTGCTTGAACTAAACCCCAGTTTTCAATTGTAAATTTTTTAATGTCTTGCAGCTCTTTCTGTGCTTCTTTAGTAAATTTTAATTGAAAAGTCACTGATCCACCAAATCATCCATCAATTGGTTCAATACTTGCTCGCCATCAACTAGTTGACCTTTTTTAATTTCAGTTTTCGCTTCTTGCATTCTACTTTCAAACCATTTAGTTTTCATCTGCTCTGATGCCTGATAATCTTCTATCGACATCAAAACTGCCACAGGTCTGCCATTTTTATCAATTTGTACAGGGGACTTTTGCGCTTTCATTAACAATTCACCGAATCTTGTTTTGGCGAGGTTTGCAGAAATATTTTCCATAATCATTACTCAATCGTTCGATTCATTCATTTTAATCGATATTTTCCATTATTACCACTTTATATGATTTTTGATACTTACAATCTATACTTTTAACTCATAAAATATAGTTCCACAAAATTACCATCCTCATACATTTAGTAAGATTATTTGACGTCTTTGTTCACATTATCTTAAGCTTACTTTTCATACAATCTACACACTTTCAAACAAATGGATGATTATGAAAACGATATTAAAACTGCCTTTATTAATTGTGAGCGTCATTGCTTTACAGGCCTGTACCACTTCAGACCCATACACGGGCGAACAAAAAACACGAAAAACCGTTAAGTACGGCGCCATTGGTGCTGTGGTTTGTGGCCTGATCGGTGCCACCAAGAACTCAAAGCATGCACGCAATGCAGCTGCAGGTTGTGGTGCGATTGGTGCTGGTGTGGGTGCCTACATGGACCACCAAGAACGTGACTTACGCCGTGAACTGGTAGGTTCAGGTGTACAAGTACGCAGAGATGGTGATCAAATCCAATTGATCATGCCTGGAAACATCACTTTCAATACCGCCGAATATTCAATACGCAGCAGTTTTTATGACACCTTGAACTCAGTTGCGAAAGTGCTTTATAAATACAAAGACACCAATTTAGACATCATTGGTCACACTGATTCTGTCGGCAGCGAAGCTGACAACCAAAAGCTGTCACAACAACGTGCTTACAGCGTTGCAGATTACTTATCCTCACAAGGCATACCGGCACAACGCCTTACCCCCATGGGTGCCGGAGAGAATCAACCCATTGCTGATAACATGTATGAATCAGGCCGCGCTCAAAATCGACGTGTGGAACTGTATATCACCGCGATCGAGCAGTAAATAATACCAAAAAGGCTTGGCTGATGAGCCAAGCCTTTATCTTTTCATACTTCCTGATTTTTATTCAAATCCATTGGAATAAATCACATCTACCGAACCCGTTATTGTTCCAACTCCAAGTGCTTTCTGACTACCCGCTTTGATGATATTAAATCGGCTGAAATCATCATCTTCATCAATCCTAATAACACCCCCTGATATGATATTATTGACTTCATTGATAAAGGCATCTTCAACTTCTATTTCAGTACCCACAGCAACCTGAGCAAAAAAACTGGATGAACTGATGGGCATGCCATTGATATCAAAAAACACACTGACTGAAGTATCCACCTTGATTCCAAATAGTTCTATTTCTGGTGCATTGATGGCTGTGATCGCGCCATCGGCATTAGCATCTGTTACATCTGGGTCACCCCTTTCTCTTACCCTTGTTGCATACAAATTACCGTCACTGTCAGCATAACCCCTGACTTCAACTTGCGTCTCTGTTCCCAAGCCAAGGCTCATGATGCCATCTTCATCACGCAGCTGTGGTGTAGCAAAAATGGTTTTTCCAAATAAACTGATGGATTCACCCGCAACCACATCAGCAGGTAACACGGGTTCTTCAAACTTAAACCTCACTTCTTTAAACTTGACTTTAAAAGCATCAATCACAGAAGTCGTGGTATTCATCAATCCCTCCACTTCAACTTTGGCACCAACCACAATGTCATCAATCTCTCCATTAATATAAACCGTGACACCACTGACTGTGATTTGCTGCCCTGCTATGGTGAACTGATCATTAGATTCAATACTTTCAAAATCAACAATACCTTCTAAAGCCACAGGTATGACATCTCCAGGTAATGTGATGATGCCTTCGGGCTTACATTCAATTTTGGTTACTGTTGTCAAGGGAGATCCTGCCATAAAAGTGGCATCGGGCATGGCCTTCACTTCTACAAATGATCCATTGCTTAAACCTAAATCACAGTCATCTGGTACAACAGTACCGATCACAACCA
Protein-coding regions in this window:
- a CDS encoding ubiquinone biosynthesis accessory factor UbiJ, with translation MTETDSNPTTYKTLPKPATDMMSRALAGAIKYDPDSKKKLKAMAGKVVDVVILPIDQHIPMLIHEDRIEILSEVPNTVDTTISGKPTALFAMSQSQHIPGLDSVSINGDATAGQFVADFLKQLKPDWEDAICDVFGDEAGYRISETLKTAKQIGSNFFGSFLNSSKEYFLYENQELVRPDEMEQFLDEVDVLKSDVARLEQKIAQILSANNP
- the ubiB gene encoding 2-polyprenylphenol 6-hydroxylase, with the protein product MKLIRAFIILRTLVAYRVTNMLPIDSKFGWHRLIHILAPFAPLKHKHLTEGQRLRTALEKLGPIFIKLGQTLSTRPDMVPVEIAKALEKLQDDVEPITWAEAKAVIDDQLDNKADDIFESIDEAALASASIAQVHAATLQNADKDNNKDVVIKILRPGIEKKIIRDVALMKKLAAFADRFLSPGVQVDHVEIVEEFEKTIYDELDLQREAANASVLRKHFTDSKDLYIPKIYWDYCKTKVMVQERIHGIPIRDFDALKAAGINFPVLAEKGLNIFYTQVFRDNFFHADMHPGNIFINPDTPEDPQIILLDFGICGSLPKGHRVDLANNFMAFFKQDYRRIAELHIESGWVPEDTNLEDLEAATRTICEPYFARPIEEISFGEVMLKTFQMAKRFQLVIQPEFILLQKTLLNIEGLGRQLYPQLDIWKSSEPVLRDIMKNHYGTQNAMDKIKQNLPKWIEQLSETPQMLNQLLSQQVKPLPRHMKMAQQKAEKQAQKNKNQNRYALLSAGTLVSASVLLGQGGTDSLISGLPNASLCFYLLSGLLAIMALKKSDN
- a CDS encoding DUF5666 domain-containing protein yields the protein MYKYKYLLMVTVILFSTIAIGAEKGQGGTGVSINDIRSFQFNQNTVIKEDGQVIPEIRGQGGTGFKVRYRVGSDVNTSVTAGTIEEIDLINTHKGPVTSLDPFKIFNVDAQITGDTFFDDNLVFEQINTGDELKLSGFVDANSSLLVSRVEADNDALTEWKLSGYVSGLNATQFNIQNQVVVIGTVVPDDCDLGLSNGSFVEVKAMPDATFMAGSPLTTVTKIECKPEGIITLPGDVIPVALEGIVDFESIESNDQFTIAGQQITVSGVTVYINGEIDDIVVGAKVEVEGLMNTTTSVIDAFKVKFKEVRFKFEEPVLPADVVAGESISLFGKTIFATPQLRDEDGIMSLGLGTETQVEVRGYADSDGNLYATRVRERGDPDVTDANADGAITAINAPEIELFGIKVDTSVSVFFDINGMPISSSSFFAQVAVGTEIEVEDAFINEVNNIISGGVIRIDEDDDFSRFNIIKAGSQKALGVGTITGSVDVIYSNGFE
- a CDS encoding type II toxin-antitoxin system Phd/YefM family antitoxin; translated protein: MENISANLAKTRFGELLMKAQKSPVQIDKNGRPVAVLMSIEDYQASEQMKTKWFESRMQEAKTEIKKGQLVDGEQVLNQLMDDLVDQ
- a CDS encoding OmpA family protein translates to MKTILKLPLLIVSVIALQACTTSDPYTGEQKTRKTVKYGAIGAVVCGLIGATKNSKHARNAAAGCGAIGAGVGAYMDHQERDLRRELVGSGVQVRRDGDQIQLIMPGNITFNTAEYSIRSSFYDTLNSVAKVLYKYKDTNLDIIGHTDSVGSEADNQKLSQQRAYSVADYLSSQGIPAQRLTPMGAGENQPIADNMYESGRAQNRRVELYITAIEQ
- the ubiE gene encoding bifunctional demethylmenaquinone methyltransferase/2-methoxy-6-polyprenyl-1,4-benzoquinol methylase UbiE encodes the protein MNTDVNSKEKAQNTDETTHFGFRDVAKGDKEKLVGEVFTSVASKYDIMNDMMSAGIHRIWKRHFVGTSGIHKGNKVLDLAGGTGDIAKLMMPLIGQTGHVIIGDINQAMLDVGNDRMIDAGFMGRFECVQMNAEALPFEDNTFDAITMAFGLRNVTDKQQALNEMERVLKPGGKAMVLEFSEVKNELMSKLYDFYSFKILPEIGQFIAGDKASYQYLVESIRKHPNQETLKSMFEKAGMAMCEYENLSGGMVAIHRGYKI
- a CDS encoding type II toxin-antitoxin system RelE/ParE family toxin gives rise to the protein MTFQLKFTKEAQKELQDIKKFTIENWGLVQARKYLKTFNQAFQMIKNNPKIGRLDLCNWPGIYRFPIQSHMVYYQLEGPCIYVMAILHQSMLPENHL